A single genomic interval of Prosthecodimorpha staleyi harbors:
- a CDS encoding BLUF domain-containing protein, translating to MYLARVNFYTRCSLKGTAANWVKEILLSCTTYDNASGLSGALLFNERYFLQSMEGERSLLTNQIIKIAEDQRQSGLTVVSFTPIASRIYPGWTVAYAGHNDAMDSLYFRHSVIGELDPIRMTREMIEGLMAELCGMEGGNIQRSSPNGRIRSPERPRPNFSI from the coding sequence ATGTACTTGGCAAGAGTTAATTTTTATACGCGCTGCTCCCTGAAGGGAACTGCGGCAAATTGGGTCAAAGAAATCCTTTTGTCGTGCACCACATACGACAATGCTTCCGGTCTATCTGGCGCTCTGCTTTTCAATGAACGCTACTTCCTGCAGTCCATGGAAGGAGAGCGGTCGCTTCTGACAAATCAGATCATCAAGATTGCTGAAGACCAGCGGCAGTCCGGCCTGACTGTCGTAAGCTTCACGCCGATTGCATCGCGCATCTATCCCGGCTGGACCGTCGCCTATGCGGGCCACAACGATGCGATGGACTCACTGTATTTCCGGCATAGCGTGATCGGTGAACTTGATCCCATCCGGATGACCCGGGAGATGATCGAGGGTCTTATGGCCGAATTGTGCGGCATGGAAGGCGGGAATATCCAGCGATCATCACCGAACGGCCGGATCCGGTCTCCGGAACGGCCGAGGCCCAATTTTTCAATCTGA
- a CDS encoding GtrA family protein — MLAALSDQFLRYVAVGLAAAVGHYATLIGLVETEAAGPVVGSLAGFVVGGVISYLLNRRFTFDSDRSHAGAVPRFALIAGAAFLLTGFLMHAMADWAGIHYMLAQLVTTGIVLVWTFFANRFWTFGT, encoded by the coding sequence ATGCTCGCTGCCCTCTCCGATCAGTTCCTGCGCTATGTCGCGGTTGGCCTCGCCGCCGCGGTCGGCCACTACGCGACCCTGATCGGGCTGGTCGAGACCGAAGCGGCCGGCCCGGTCGTCGGGTCGCTCGCCGGCTTCGTCGTCGGCGGCGTGATCTCGTATCTGCTCAACCGCCGTTTCACCTTCGACAGCGACCGCAGCCATGCCGGCGCGGTGCCGCGCTTCGCCCTGATCGCCGGCGCCGCCTTCCTGCTGACCGGCTTCCTGATGCACGCCATGGCCGACTGGGCCGGCATCCACTACATGCTCGCCCAGCTCGTCACGACCGGCATCGTCCTGGTCTGGACCTTCTTCGCCAATCGGTTCTGGACGTTCGGGACGTAG
- the carB gene encoding carbamoyl-phosphate synthase large subunit: MPKRTDIETILIIGAGPIVIGQACEFDYSGTQACKALKAEGYRIVLVNSNPATIMTDPELADATYIEPITPEVVAKIVERERGDRSKGFAILPTMGGQTALNTALSLRKMGVLEKFDVEMIGATAEAIDKAEDRELFRNAMTKIGLATPKARFADAGDLKRQDRETYEAEIARLKALPVSEEERLKAVRGFQAEWNAKEEERKRRYVAKGLTEALDALEEIGLPAIIRPSFTMGGTGGGIAYNRAELLDIVERGLDASPTTEVLIEESVLGWKEYEMEVVRDRADNCIIVCSIENLDPMGVHTGDSITVAPALTLTDKEYQIMRDASLAVLREIGVETGGSNVQFAVNPEDGRMVVIEMNPRVSRSSALASKATGFPIAKVAARLAVGYTLDELANDITGGATPASFEPTIDYVVTKIPRFAFEKFPGADQLLTTSMKSVGEVMAIGRTFGESLQKALRGLETGLTGLNEIEIPGLGQGDDKNAIRAALGTPTPDRLRHVAQAMRYGMSHDQIHQICKIDPWFLEQLQAIVDMEAKVRAHGLPPTAGAFRRLKAMGFSDARLAELAGKAEAEVAAMRGGLGVHPVYKRIDTCAAEFASPTAYMYSSYEMPFAGAPADEARPSEARKIVILGGGPNRIGQGIEFDYCCCHAAFSLKDAGYETIMVNCNPETVSTDYDTSDRLYFEPLTAEDVLEILRLEQTNGTLHGVIVQFGGQTPLKLAGALEKAGVPILGTTVDAIDLAEDRDRFKRLLDKLGLRQPKNGIAYSIEQSRLVAGDLGFPLVVRPSYVLGGRAMMIVRDESQFDDYLLGVLPGMVPADVKAKYPNDKTGQINMVLGKSPLLFDRYLSDAIEVDVDALCDGKDVFIAGIMEHIEEAGIHSGDSACSLPTHSLKAEIVAEIERQTRALALALDVGGLMNVQYAVKDGVVYVLEVNPRASRTVPFVAKTIGIPVAKIASRVMAGEPLAGFGLKPKALGHIAVKEAVFPFARFPGVDTVLGPEMKSTGEVMGLDTDYAMAFAKSQLGAGQRVPTGGTVFVSVRDDDKPRILASMRALAETGFRLIATSGTQRYLEENGIACTKINKVLEGRPHVVDRIKNGEVHLVFNTTEGNQALGDSRSLRRAALLHKVPYYTTLSGAIAATQAIVAYANGELEVRPLQSYFPAEA; the protein is encoded by the coding sequence ATGCCGAAACGGACCGACATTGAAACCATTCTCATCATCGGGGCCGGCCCGATCGTCATCGGCCAGGCCTGCGAGTTCGACTATTCCGGCACGCAGGCCTGCAAGGCGCTGAAGGCCGAGGGCTACCGGATCGTGCTGGTCAATTCGAACCCGGCCACGATCATGACCGATCCGGAACTGGCCGATGCCACCTATATCGAGCCGATCACGCCGGAGGTGGTCGCCAAGATCGTCGAGCGCGAGCGCGGCGACCGCTCGAAGGGCTTCGCCATCCTGCCGACCATGGGCGGCCAGACCGCGCTCAACACCGCGCTGTCGCTGCGCAAGATGGGCGTCCTGGAGAAGTTCGATGTCGAGATGATCGGCGCGACCGCCGAGGCGATCGACAAGGCCGAGGACCGGGAACTGTTCCGCAACGCCATGACCAAGATCGGCCTGGCGACCCCGAAGGCGCGCTTCGCCGATGCCGGCGACCTGAAGCGCCAGGACCGGGAGACCTACGAGGCCGAGATCGCGCGGCTGAAGGCCCTGCCCGTCTCCGAGGAGGAGCGGCTGAAGGCCGTGCGCGGGTTCCAGGCCGAGTGGAACGCGAAGGAAGAGGAGCGCAAGCGCCGCTACGTCGCCAAGGGGCTGACCGAGGCGCTCGACGCGCTCGAGGAGATCGGCCTGCCGGCGATCATCCGACCGTCCTTCACCATGGGCGGCACCGGCGGCGGCATCGCCTACAACCGCGCCGAACTGCTCGACATCGTCGAGCGGGGCCTGGACGCCTCGCCGACCACCGAGGTGCTGATCGAGGAATCGGTGCTCGGCTGGAAGGAATACGAGATGGAGGTGGTCCGCGACCGGGCGGACAACTGCATCATCGTCTGCTCGATCGAGAATCTCGATCCGATGGGCGTGCATACCGGCGATTCGATCACCGTCGCGCCGGCCCTGACGCTGACCGACAAGGAATACCAGATCATGCGCGACGCCTCGCTGGCGGTGCTGCGCGAGATCGGCGTCGAGACCGGCGGCTCCAACGTCCAGTTCGCGGTCAACCCGGAAGACGGCCGCATGGTCGTCATCGAGATGAACCCGCGCGTGTCGCGCTCCTCGGCGCTGGCCTCCAAGGCGACCGGCTTCCCGATCGCGAAGGTGGCGGCCCGGCTGGCGGTCGGCTACACGCTCGACGAACTGGCCAACGACATCACCGGCGGCGCGACCCCGGCGAGCTTCGAGCCGACCATCGACTATGTGGTCACCAAGATCCCGCGCTTCGCCTTCGAGAAGTTCCCGGGCGCCGATCAGCTGCTGACCACGTCGATGAAATCGGTCGGCGAGGTCATGGCGATCGGGCGGACCTTCGGCGAATCGCTGCAGAAGGCGTTGCGCGGCCTGGAGACCGGGCTGACCGGCCTCAACGAGATCGAGATCCCCGGCCTCGGCCAGGGCGACGACAAGAACGCCATCCGCGCCGCGCTCGGCACGCCGACGCCGGACCGGCTGCGTCATGTCGCCCAGGCCATGCGCTACGGCATGAGCCACGACCAGATCCATCAGATCTGCAAGATCGATCCGTGGTTCCTGGAGCAGTTGCAGGCGATCGTCGACATGGAGGCCAAGGTCCGTGCCCACGGCCTGCCGCCGACCGCGGGCGCCTTCCGGCGCCTGAAGGCGATGGGCTTCTCGGACGCAAGGCTCGCGGAACTCGCCGGCAAGGCCGAGGCCGAGGTGGCGGCGATGCGCGGCGGGCTCGGCGTGCATCCGGTCTACAAGCGGATCGACACCTGCGCGGCCGAATTCGCCTCGCCGACCGCCTACATGTATTCGAGCTACGAGATGCCCTTCGCCGGCGCCCCCGCCGACGAGGCCCGGCCCTCTGAGGCGCGCAAGATCGTCATCCTCGGCGGCGGCCCGAACCGGATCGGCCAGGGTATCGAGTTCGACTACTGCTGCTGCCATGCCGCCTTCTCGCTGAAGGATGCCGGCTACGAGACCATCATGGTCAACTGCAATCCGGAGACGGTCTCGACCGACTACGACACCTCCGACCGGCTCTATTTCGAACCGCTGACCGCCGAGGACGTGCTCGAGATCCTGCGGCTCGAACAGACCAACGGCACCCTGCACGGCGTCATCGTGCAGTTCGGCGGGCAGACCCCGCTGAAGCTCGCCGGCGCGCTCGAGAAGGCCGGCGTGCCGATTCTCGGCACCACCGTCGACGCCATCGACCTGGCCGAGGACCGCGACCGCTTCAAGCGGCTGCTCGACAAGCTCGGCCTGCGGCAGCCGAAGAACGGCATCGCCTATTCGATCGAGCAGTCGCGCCTGGTCGCCGGCGACCTCGGCTTCCCGCTGGTCGTCCGCCCGTCCTACGTGCTCGGCGGCCGCGCCATGATGATCGTGCGCGACGAGAGCCAGTTCGACGACTATCTGCTCGGCGTGCTGCCCGGCATGGTCCCGGCCGACGTGAAGGCCAAGTATCCGAACGACAAGACCGGCCAGATCAACATGGTGCTGGGCAAGTCCCCGCTCCTGTTCGACCGCTATCTGTCGGACGCGATCGAAGTCGATGTCGATGCCCTGTGCGACGGCAAGGATGTCTTCATCGCCGGCATCATGGAACATATCGAAGAGGCCGGCATCCATTCCGGCGACAGCGCCTGCTCGCTGCCGACCCATTCGCTGAAGGCCGAGATCGTCGCCGAGATCGAGCGGCAGACCCGCGCGCTGGCGCTGGCGCTCGACGTGGGCGGCCTGATGAACGTGCAATATGCGGTCAAGGACGGCGTGGTCTACGTGCTGGAGGTCAATCCGCGCGCCTCGCGCACGGTGCCCTTCGTCGCCAAGACGATCGGCATTCCGGTCGCCAAGATCGCCTCGCGGGTGATGGCCGGCGAGCCTCTCGCCGGCTTCGGCCTGAAGCCGAAGGCGCTCGGCCACATCGCCGTCAAGGAGGCGGTGTTCCCCTTCGCGCGCTTCCCCGGCGTCGACACGGTGCTCGGCCCGGAGATGAAGTCGACCGGCGAGGTGATGGGGCTCGACACCGACTATGCGATGGCCTTCGCCAAGTCGCAGCTCGGCGCCGGCCAGCGCGTGCCGACCGGCGGCACGGTGTTCGTGTCGGTGCGCGACGACGACAAGCCGCGCATCCTCGCCTCCATGCGGGCGCTGGCGGAGACCGGCTTCCGCCTGATCGCCACCTCGGGCACGCAGCGCTACCTGGAGGAGAACGGGATCGCCTGCACCAAGATCAACAAGGTGCTGGAAGGCCGTCCGCATGTCGTCGACCGGATCAAGAACGGCGAGGTGCATCTGGTCTTCAACACGACCGAAGGCAACCAGGCGCTCGGCGACAGCCGTTCGCTGCGCCGGGCCGCACTGCTGCACAAGGTGCCCTACTACACCACCCTGTCGGGAGCCATCGCGGCGACACAGGCGATCGTCGCCTATGCCAACGGCGAACTGGAAGTCCGTCCGCTGCAGTCCTATTTCCCGGCCGAGGCCTGA
- the greA gene encoding transcription elongation factor GreA, with the protein MEKIPMTPAGFTALESELKMRQQEERPRIIAAISEARAHGDLSENAEYHAAKEAQSHNEGRIAELEDKLSRAEVIDVTKLHGTKIKFGATVTLVDEDTEEKRTYQIVGDMEADVKLGRISISSPIARALIGKDVGDTVEVMAPGGARSYEVIGVRFG; encoded by the coding sequence ATGGAAAAGATACCGATGACGCCGGCCGGCTTCACCGCTCTCGAATCCGAGCTGAAGATGCGTCAGCAGGAAGAGCGGCCGCGCATCATCGCCGCCATCTCGGAAGCGCGTGCCCATGGCGACCTCTCGGAAAATGCCGAGTACCACGCCGCCAAGGAGGCGCAGAGCCACAACGAGGGCCGCATCGCCGAGCTCGAGGACAAGCTCAGCCGCGCCGAGGTGATCGACGTCACCAAGCTCCACGGCACCAAGATCAAGTTCGGCGCCACCGTCACCCTCGTCGACGAGGATACGGAGGAGAAGCGCACCTACCAGATCGTCGGCGACATGGAGGCCGACGTGAAGCTCGGCCGCATCTCGATCTCCTCGCCGATCGCCCGCGCGCTGATCGGCAAGGATGTCGGCGACACCGTCGAGGTCATGGCCCCGGGCGGCGCCCGCTCCTACGAGGTGATCGGCGTCCGCTTCGGCTGA
- a CDS encoding Lrp/AsnC family transcriptional regulator, whose amino-acid sequence MKHRLDEIDWHILRELQADGRMTNVELARRVGISAPPCLRRVRSLEEAGIIRGYRTLLDEKALGFDLVAFCFVSLASQADHDLAAFQDKVRGWALVRECWILSGEIDFMLKCVAPDLRSFQDFVIDELTKAPAVAGVKTALAIRTAKDEPTVPIG is encoded by the coding sequence TTGAAACATCGTCTCGACGAGATCGACTGGCACATCCTGCGCGAGTTGCAGGCCGACGGCCGCATGACCAATGTCGAACTGGCGCGACGGGTCGGCATCTCGGCGCCGCCCTGCCTGCGCCGTGTGCGATCGCTGGAGGAGGCGGGCATCATCCGCGGCTATCGCACGCTGCTCGACGAGAAGGCGCTCGGTTTCGATCTGGTCGCCTTCTGCTTCGTCTCGCTGGCGAGCCAGGCCGATCACGACCTCGCCGCCTTCCAGGACAAGGTGCGCGGCTGGGCCCTGGTCCGGGAATGCTGGATCCTGTCCGGCGAGATCGACTTCATGCTGAAATGCGTCGCCCCCGACCTGCGCAGCTTCCAGGATTTCGTCATCGACGAACTGACCAAGGCCCCGGCCGTCGCCGGCGTGAAGACCGCCCTCGCCATCCGCACCGCCAAAGACGAACCGACGGTGCCGATCGGGTGA